The genome window GTCCGCGCAGCCGCGTGATCCCCTTGCGCCCGAGCATCGCCTGACACGAGACGTTTCCCATGAGGATCAAGATCTCAGGATCGGCAAGCGTCACGTGCCGTTCGACGAACGGCAGCATCATCGCGATCTCGTCCGGGCGCGGCTCCCGGTTCTGCGGGGGCCGCCACGGCAGCACGTTCGTAATGTAGACCGATCCGGTGCCTTCCCGATCGAGCCCGATCGCGCCCAGCATGCGGTCGAGCAGTTGTCCGGCCCGCCCGACGAAGGGGCGGCCGGACAGATCCTCGTCCCTGCCCGGAGCTTCGCCGACGATCATCACCCGCGCTGCCGGATCGCCGTCGGAGAAAACGAGGTTGCGTGCGCCCCGCTTGAGCTCACATCCCTCGAATGCCGCGATCGCCGCGCGCAGTCCCTCGAGGCCGTTCGCCGCAGCGGCCGCCCGACGCGCGACCTCGACCGGATCGGGGTGAGCGTCGTTCTGCCGGACCGACTGTACAGGTTCGGCTTCGGCTGCCGGTTCGGGTTCGGGCGTCTTGGCATATCGGTCGACAGGCGCATCGCCGATCGCCTCGTCCGCACCGAGTTCGATCTGCCATTCGAGCGCCGCACGCGCCGCCATGTACGATTCCCAGTTTTCCATGTGGCGACCCTATCGCAACGCACCTGCTCGGCCCATCTCTCTTTGCTTTCGCAAATACGCATGTCCTGCGACTCGCTCATCTCGCAGGCCTTGCCGGGAGACGCAGCCCCGCCTATACCCGCGATCCGTATGACGAGGGAGCGCAGCACCCGAATGGCATTCCGTCAGAAACACCTGCTGGGAATCGAACCGCTTGCGCCGGACGAGATCTCGACGATCCTCGATCTTGCCCAGGACTACGCGACACGGAACCGTTCCGGCGGCAATCATGAGCAAGCGCTTCGTGGTCTTACCCAGATCAACATGTTCTTCGAGAACTCGACCCGCACGCAGGCGAGTTTCGAGATCGCGGGTCTGAGGCTTGGTGCACATGTGATGAACATGCCGATGCAGGCGAGTTCGATAAAGAAGGGCGAAACGCTCATCGATACGGCACTCACGCTGAACGCGATGCATCCCGACCTGCTCGTCGTTCGTCATCCCCATTCGGGGGCCGTGAACCTTCTGGCCGAAAAGGTCGCTTGCGCGGTCCTGAACGCAGGCGACGGGCGGCACGAACATCCGACGCAAGCGCTGCTCGACGCATTGACGATCCGGCGCAAGAAAGGCCGGCTCCACCGCCTCAGTGTCGCGATCTGCGGCGACATCGCCCACAGCCGCGTCGCACGATCGAATATCTGGCTGCTGGGCAAGATGGAAAGTCGCCTGCGGCTTGTCGGCCCGCCCACGTTGATCCCCGCCCAGGCCCGCGACTGGGGCTGCGAAGTCTATCACGACATGCGGGAGGGTCTGAAGGATGCCGACGTGGTGATGATGCTGCGCCTCCAGCGCGAGCGCATGGATGGCGGCTTCATCCCATCCGAACGGGAATACTACCACCGCTACGGGCTGGATGCCGAGAAACTTTCGCACGCGAAACCCGACGCGATCGTGATGCATCCCGGCCCGATGAACCGCGGCGTGGAGATCGACGGCACGCTCGCCGACGACATCAATCGCTCCGTCATCCAGGAGCAGGTCGAGATGGGTGTGGCCGTGCGAATGGCGGCAATGGACCTTCTCGCGCGCAATCTGCACGCCGCCCGAGCCGCTTGAGGGAACGCAGGTTCGCTCCTGCCCGTTCGCGCAGGACATCCGCGATCTGAGGCTGCGCATAATGAACGACATCATCCGGGTCTTTTCCATCGACCTTCCGCCCGAAGAGGCTGCCCGTTTCGCCCGCGACGCGAAAGCGCTCGAAAGTGCGCTCGGCGTCGCCGTCCCGCCGGATCGGGTTCAGGTGGTCGAGCCAGCGGCTCTCGCCGATATCGGACTTGCGAATTACCTCGTCGAGGGCGAGGGGGCAAAGGCCGATGCCGTCGCGATCGACAGGTCGCGGCTCGAGAAGATCAGGATGCCCATACTCCTGATCCTCCCCGATGCGATCAAGGGGCCGGTGACACTGCGCCCCGCCCCTCCGCTCGAGCTTCTGGGAGAATATCCGCTCGAAGAAGCGCGCGGTTCCGATGGAGCGATCCGCGCCCGAAGCGCCGAAGGGCCCGTGGCCGGACCGCCCCCCCGCACGGACGATGCCACGACCGATCGCCGGGCCAGCGGGTATGTCGCGGTTGCCGCCCTTGTCGTCGCGCTTCTGATCGCCGCGATCGTTTGGCTGGTCGCGATCTGACACGCTTGCGCGGCGATCCTTCCGCCCCTAGGAACACCTGGACGCGCGACCGATCCGGGGCCCGACCATGTCCATTCTCTTCCGCAATGCCCGTCTCGTCGATCCCGAAGCGGGAACCGAGGAG of Palleronia sp. LCG004 contains these proteins:
- a CDS encoding uracil-DNA glycosylase; translation: MENWESYMAARAALEWQIELGADEAIGDAPVDRYAKTPEPEPAAEAEPVQSVRQNDAHPDPVEVARRAAAAANGLEGLRAAIAAFEGCELKRGARNLVFSDGDPAARVMIVGEAPGRDEDLSGRPFVGRAGQLLDRMLGAIGLDREGTGSVYITNVLPWRPPQNREPRPDEIAMMLPFVERHVTLADPEILILMGNVSCQAMLGRKGITRLRGQWSEAVGRPALPMFHPAYLLRNPAAKREAWADLLSLRARLA
- a CDS encoding aspartate carbamoyltransferase catalytic subunit; protein product: MAFRQKHLLGIEPLAPDEISTILDLAQDYATRNRSGGNHEQALRGLTQINMFFENSTRTQASFEIAGLRLGAHVMNMPMQASSIKKGETLIDTALTLNAMHPDLLVVRHPHSGAVNLLAEKVACAVLNAGDGRHEHPTQALLDALTIRRKKGRLHRLSVAICGDIAHSRVARSNIWLLGKMESRLRLVGPPTLIPAQARDWGCEVYHDMREGLKDADVVMMLRLQRERMDGGFIPSEREYYHRYGLDAEKLSHAKPDAIVMHPGPMNRGVEIDGTLADDINRSVIQEQVEMGVAVRMAAMDLLARNLHAARAA